The stretch of DNA GCACGGGCCTGGGCCTGGCCACCACGCGGCGCATCATCGAAGAGCATCGAGGGTCGATCGAGGTTCACGCCGAAGCCGGTCGCGGCTCGGACTTTGTCATCCATCTGCCCGCCGCATCCTCAGACGAACCTGCGTGACGCCGAATCGACGCGCTGCGCCACAGCCCAAAGGCCAAATGGCCGATACCCGTGAGGCAGTGGTTCGCGCACACGCCATACCGGACGCCTGGTCATCGCCCAAGGCCGGTCTTATCGGCCTTGTCTCAGGCTCGCTTGCCGCCGGCGCGATGTACGCGTGGCAAAGCAGCATTGAACTGTCCGTCTCCACGTTCATGATCGCCGGCTACACCGCCAGCCTCTGGCTGCACCTGAGCGCCACGGCCCGGCGCTACGGCAGCCATTACCATCACCTCAAGCAGATGGAGATTAACCGCATCTCCCTGCGCATCCGCCGCATGCTCACCGACTTTGCCTTCTGGTGGTCGCTCATGTTCGGCCTGGCGGTGATCGGCGGGGCCGCGTGGTACGGCGGCCTGCGCAGCACCACCACCATCGGCTGGATCGAACTGTGCTGGGCGCTCGTCACGCTCTTTCTCAACTTCGAAGTCACCGTGCTCGAGCCCACCACCCGCTGCCGGCACTGCGGCTATCAACTCATCGGCCAGCTCGACCCCAGCGACGCCGCCCAGCGCGTCCGCTGCCCGGAATGCGGCAAGACGTGGTCCAAGAGCGACCTGTGCCTCATCCCGCCGGGTTACCACGTCGTCACGACCGACCCCGTCACCCGCGCCGCGTAAAGCCACCGTCGGGCGGCGAATGTTCCAGCACGAAGACGCCAAGGCACGAAGCCACAAAGCCAAGACAGATCCAGGAGTCCCGCCGTCGGCGCACCCAGTTAGCCGCGACGCGCAGGCTCTGCGGGCGGAGCGCTTCATCTCTGGGAGAGTGCATGGGTCCGATGTTCAAGCCGCGTGCTGGAGGGTAGCCGCGAGGCGGCGGGCGTCTGCATAGTTTGGATTGATGCGCAGCGCTTCGTTCACTTCCTCGGCCGCCTCGCGCTCGCGGCCGAGCGCGCTGAGGCAGTTGCCGCGATGGAAGTGCACATCCGCAAAATGCGGCGACTGCTCGAGCACTTCGCCCAGCACGTTCGTCGCGTGGCTGAGCAGCGGCTCGAGCACGCTCTGCGTCGGATCGGCGCCCGCACGCTCGCACGACGTCTGCGCTGCGATGATCTGCGCCATGAGTCCGCGCCGCCAGGCCCGCGCCAGCAGCGACTGATCGCGCACGCCCAGCCGCGCCCGGCAGCGTTCGGCGAGCATCCGCCTACCCAGCAGCGCCGCCGCCACCGACAGCAGCGCGAGCGCCATCGGCGCCTGCCCGCCCGTGCGACACCGCCGCGCCAGGCGCACGCATCGCGGCGCATCATCCATGTTCAGCATGCTCTCCGCCAGCCGCACGAGCACCGCGCCGCAGCGGAACGGGTCATCGACTTCCGCATCCGCCAGCGCCTGCAGCGCTTCCCGATCGCCGAGGCGCTCGAGCACTTCGATGCGCTCGATTGACGCGCGGAGCAGATCGGCGTCGCCGACGAGGCCGCGATTGGGCCGTCGCAGCGCCATGCTCGCCACGTGCGTGGGCGAGATCGACTGAAACGCGGGCGTCGCGTGCCCGGCGTCGATCACGCGGTCGTACATCTCCACCGCTTCGCGCCACCGCCCGGCGCCCGCGAGCAGGCGCGCGTGCAGCAGGCACGGCGGATCGATCAATGCCCCCAGCGCCGCCAGGCCGAGATCATGCTCTTCATTCGCCAGCGCGAGTTCGGCCAGTTCGATGCGCAGGCTCGCGCGACGCGGCCGCAGACTGGCTGCAGCGCGTACGGCGTCGAGAGCCTCTTTGATGTTTCCCGCGCGCGCTTCGGCGCGGCCGAGCCATTCGAGCAGCCGGGCCCGCCGCGGCGCCAGCGCGCACGCCCGCCGGGCCGGCGCGAGTGCTTCGTCGACTCGCCCTTCATCCATCGCCGCACGAGCCGCGATGTGCAGCAGCGTCGCGTCGTCGCCGAAGCGCCGCTGCGCGACGCGGATCAGATGCGCGAGCCGCTCGTGCCGGCCGGCGAGATAGGCGCACTGCGCCGCCAGCCGCGTCGCCCCGAGCGCCCAGCACTGCCGCGGCGAAACTGATTCGCGCTGCTCCGCCTGGCGCGGCGAGGGCATAAGCTCGCACTCTTCTTCGACAAGGCGCACGACGGGTTCGAGCGTGTCGAGCGCTTCACCGAGCCGGCTGAGGCGCCAGTTGAACCGCGCCTGCCGCAGCAGCCGCGCCACTTCGAGCCGCGCTGGACATTGGATCGTGCTCATGCCGCCTCCAGTCGCCGCCGGGCCTTGCGCACGTCGCTCCAGTCGGGGTGCGCGCGGATGACCAGGTCGAGCGCTTCGATCTGTTCGCTGCGCCTCGGCAGGACGTGGACGCCCGCGAGCAGATTCTGCCGCTCATCGCCCGCCTCCTCCGCCGCGGGCAGTTCAGCCAGCAGGATCGCCAGCGGCGCGCAGAGCGGGTTGATCCGCAGGCCCGCGTCGATCCACCGCCGCGCCGTGGCCGTGTCATTGAGCGTCAGCGCCAGCCGCGCCATGGCTTCGCACGCCGAACCCGGCGATTCGAGCCGGTCGAACGCCGACTCAAGCGCGCGAAGCAGCAGCAGCGCGCGCGGCTGCGAGCCGTCGTAGCGCGCCGCCGCCTCCAGCGACACGATGATCGATTCGCACGCAAGCAGTTCGAGCGCCAGTTGCTCGACGAGCGCATCAGGCGGCTCGGCCGAGGCATCGGCACACGGCAGTCCCAACGCGCCCAGCCACGCGCTCACCGCGGGCCGGTCCGTCCAGTTGATCGC from Phycisphaerales bacterium encodes:
- a CDS encoding tetratricopeptide repeat protein, producing MSTIQCPARLEVARLLRQARFNWRLSRLGEALDTLEPVVRLVEEECELMPSPRQAEQRESVSPRQCWALGATRLAAQCAYLAGRHERLAHLIRVAQRRFGDDATLLHIAARAAMDEGRVDEALAPARRACALAPRRARLLEWLGRAEARAGNIKEALDAVRAAASLRPRRASLRIELAELALANEEHDLGLAALGALIDPPCLLHARLLAGAGRWREAVEMYDRVIDAGHATPAFQSISPTHVASMALRRPNRGLVGDADLLRASIERIEVLERLGDREALQALADAEVDDPFRCGAVLVRLAESMLNMDDAPRCVRLARRCRTGGQAPMALALLSVAAALLGRRMLAERCRARLGVRDQSLLARAWRRGLMAQIIAAQTSCERAGADPTQSVLEPLLSHATNVLGEVLEQSPHFADVHFHRGNCLSALGREREAAEEVNEALRINPNYADARRLAATLQHAA